Proteins co-encoded in one Oncorhynchus kisutch isolate 150728-3 linkage group LG1, Okis_V2, whole genome shotgun sequence genomic window:
- the LOC109899531 gene encoding major histocompatibility complex class I-related gene protein has translation MLHFKIMGKLSIFLFVLSFYTIVNAGSGSHSLWALATYIIGETPFPEFTVVLMLDDVQIGYYDSNMKLSVYRGYHITDKMNDEAQDGTYVLGTMYHHMKERSFRLKHQLNLTEGVHVQQRIGGCEIRHNGEPALIMTKNSFNGIFADYAVYYNMTHFTYDSGQLLLGYNWMKQATDRTLYANVWLPICINTLKKCLNREKNFVMRRVPPRLRLIKKEVSGDLQVICLAFGFYPRHINLTLLRDGHPVAEQELTGGEVLPSGDGTYQLRKSIYVSTEELREKHNYTCTASHLSLNNKLDVSWESGAERVHLFILSAPLVMALIVILFCILICLARRIRAASQNLQLASVDALEADERNLSSDSEI, from the exons ATGCTACacttcaaaatcatgggcaaacTGTCAATCTTTTTGTTTGTTCTTTCATTTTACACCATTGTCAACGCAG GTTCAGGATCACATTCTCTGTGGGCACTTGCAACATACATAATCGGAGAGACACCTTTCCCTGAGTTTACAGTTGTGTTGATGTTGGATGATGTTCAAATAGGTTACTATGACTCCAACATGAAACTGTCTGTCTACAGGGGTTACCATATTACAGACAAAATGAATGACGAAGCTCAGGATGGAACTTATGTACTTGGAACTATGTACCACCACATGAAAGAGAGATCATTTCGCCTAAAGCACCAATTAAATCTCACGGAAGGTGTTCACGTTCAGCAAAGAATCGGTGGCTGTGAGATACGGCACAATGGTGAACCGGCCCTGATCATGACAAAGAACTCTTTTAATGGAATTTTTGCAGATTATGCGGTATATTACAACATGACACATTTTACATATGATTCTGGGCAACTACTACTAGGATATAATTGGATGAAGCAAGCAACTGATAGAACACTTTATGCTAATGTTTGGCTTCCTATTTGCATCAACACACTGAAAAAATGCCTGAACAGAGAGAAGAACTTTGTGATGCGGAGAGTGCCTCCCAGACTCCGGTTGATAAAGAAAGAGGTTTCTGGAGACCTCCAGGTGATCTGCCTGGCGTTTGGTTTCTACCCCCGCCACATCAACTTGACCCTGCTGAGAGATGGCCATCCAGTGGCAGAACAGGAGCTGACAGGGGGGGAGGTTCTGCCTAGTGGAGACGGGACCTACCAGCTGAGGAAGAGTATTTATGTCAGTACTGAGGAGCTAAGGGAGAAACACAACTACACCTGCACTGCCTCTCACCTCAGTCTGAACAACAAGCTGGATGTCAGTTGGGAGTCTGGGGCAGAGAGAGTTCACCTATTCATCCTCTCAGCTCCACTGGTGATGGCACTGATTGTTATTCTGTTCTGCATTTTAATTTGCCTCGCAAGGAGGATACGTGCCGCATCGCAGAATTTGCAACTAGCCAGCGTTGATGCATTAGAGGCAGATGAAAGGAACCTGTCATCAGATTCTGAGATCTAA